ATCTGCGGATAAGATCATACCTTCTTGGTATAGATAGCCCATTTTTTGCGGAGAATGAACGGAAACACCACCAGCTAAAGCCATGTCGCATTCGGCATTAATTAAACTCTGACAGGCTAAATGAACCGCGACTAGAGAGGTGGAACAGGCTGTTTGCACATTCACACTCGAACCTGTCAGATTAAGCTTATAAGATGTTCTGGTGGTAAGATAGTCCTTGTCATTTGCCGTAGTGACTTGAAAGCCCCCCATCGAGCTTAAATTCATCACCTGTAAATCATCCTGGCGATCGATCTGATGGCGATGAGGATAAATATTATTTAACAGATAAGTATTAGTTGCTGCACCACCATAAAGACTAATATCACCCTGGTAGTTAAAAGGATCGTAGCCTGCATCTTCCAAACTTGACCAAGCACATTCCATAAATAAACGTTGCTGCGGATCTAGTAATTGAGCTTCTTTCGGACTATAGCCCCAAAAATCGGCATCAAAGCTTTCTATGTCATTTAAAATCGGACTAGCTTTTACATAATTAGGATTATTAACCAATGCAGCATCAACCCCAGCATTAATCATCTCTCGATCGCTAAAAAAGCTAATCGACTCCACGCCATCACACAAGTTATGCCAAAACTCGTTAATATTATTCGCCCCTGGAAAGCGACAAGACATACCAATAATTGCAATATCTCGATTACCTGTAGCCTGACGGCGCAACTCTCCCCGACGTTTACCCTGTTGTACAGCAATAGATTCTGGTTCGCTATGCAAATAATTAGCCAAAGCAGCAATAGTCGGATACTGAAACAGCAACACCGCAGACAAATCATATTCAGGAGTCAACTTACTCAATACCTGCATGAGTAATAAAGAATTTCCACCTAACTCAAAAAAGTTATCCTTAACCCCAACCTTGTCTAACTTCAAAACCTCTTGCCATATCTTTACCAGTCGCTGTTCGATCGCATTACCAGGCAACTCCTGCTGACTTAAATTCCGCTGGTTAAATAACTGTTCTATCTCCGAAATAATAGCCTTAAACTCCCCCGCAGCAAATCTTTGACTCAATTGCGATCGCTTGATTTTGCCAATTGCCGTCTTCGGTATAGTCTCTTGCGTCACAGGAATAATATAAGCAGGAGTAACCCCCATCTGCGTAAAAACATCCCTGCGGACGGTATTAATTAATCCTCTTAACTCATTACCTCGATAATCCGTATGGAAAAAAACCGCTATTTGCTCTTGCCGATTAAGATCCATAACGCCACAGACAGCAGTATAAGAAATGCTCACTCCTGCGATCGCTTCAACCACGGATTCAATTTCGTGATTATAATAATTAACCCCATTAATAATAATTACTTCCTTTTCTCGCCCCGTAATTGTCAGTTGCCCCGACTCCAAAAAGCCCAAATCCCCCGTCTTAAACCAACCATCATCAGTAAAGATCTCCTGGTTTAACTCCGACTGCTGATAATATCCTGCTGTGATCGTTTCCCCCTTAACCTGTAATAGCCCAACTTCACCTTCAGGAATTACTTGATTCCCTTCGTCTACAATGCGTAAAGACACCCCAGGAATCGGCGCACCGACTGACACAGATTCCCGATTCAAATTCAGATAAAAATCCTGTAGGGGCGATTGGTGAAGCACTTGCGGTGGACAGGTATCCTGGCATAAGCAAAGTGCTGAACCCGAAGGGTCAATCGCCCTCCAATGAGCTATTCCCGAAGTAGTTTCCGACATCCCGTAACCAGGGCTAACTACCGTCGGAGATAAACCATAAGGGGTAAGTAATTTGAGAAACTGCCCCATAGTCTTGCCCACAACCGCTTCTGCCCCATTGCCCATCCAGCGTAGACAAGACAAATCCCAATTGTGTTTAACTGTCCGATCTAAATTCCGTTCTAATTGTTGATTAACTAAGTTATAAGCAAAATTAGGACTCCAGGTGGCACTTACGCGATACTGATGGATTAAATCCAACCATTGCAGAGTATTTTGCAGAATAAACTCACTTTTAACCTGAATTTGCTGACATCCCAAATATACTTCCGTCAAATGGAACATCACCAAACTAGCGACGTGTTCCAAAGGCATCCAGTTCAAACTAATATCCTGTTGAGAAAGCTGATTCACCGTAGCCATACCGTAAACGCTGGCGATTAAATTACGGGCAGATAACATTACTCCTTTAGGCTTCCCTGTACTGCCCGAAGTCAATAATAACAACGCCAAATCATCCAAATTGCCCTGATGCCAATAGCGATCGCGATTATTACCCAACAAATCCTCAACTTGAACTGTAGCTAAATCCGCTATATCCCTATCGGCAATTACCACAGAAGGATTACATAACTCCCAAGCTTGCTCAATACGGCGATCGCCATTAAGATCTACGCCCAAAGGAATAGGTACAAATCCACCCAAAAAACAGCCCCACAAACAAACAAAAAAATGTCGCGGATCTTGCAGCTGAAGGATCACCCGATCTTGTGGTTGTAAATTACGTTGACGTAACCCAGCTAAGACACGTTCAGCCTCTGCCAATAAATCGCTGTAGGCTAAAAACGTTGACTGATTTCCATCGATCAAAACAATTCCCGTCGAATATTCAGCAGCCCGTTCCAGCATTTTAGGTAAATTAGTACTAAAAACAGAACTCGGCAAAACAGCCCCATGACAGAGAGAAAGATTAACGGAAACTTGTTCTGACAACTTATTCATACAATCAAACTCGACTCACTCACTACCGAAAGATCAAATTTAGAGTTACTTTATAGCAAATTAGTCACAATTAGGGCGAAATTTACTTTTAAGAGCGCATAAAATGCACCAAATTTGCGTATCTTATATATTGCAGTGATAATGTTTGGTGATGACACAGATCCCTCTCACTATTTTTGACGAAACTCTCAGAGACGGAGAGCAACAGGTTGGTATCTTCTTTGATGCCCAAACCAAAGGCGATCTGGCGCAACTAATTGCCCAAACAGGAGTGCATCATGTGGCATTAATGCCTGCGATCCATTCCACAGAAGCCCAGTTAGTCAAAAATTTAGTCGATCGCAATCTTCCCCAGATAGTCGCTTCAACCATGATGGGCAAAAGTCATATCGACCAATCCCAAGCCTGTGGGGTAAAAACAATTATTCTGTTCAATGCTGTCAGCGATCGCCTTTTAACTTTAAGAGATTCCTCAACCCAAGATACGGCTACAATTAACCAGATCCGCGACAAAATGCTAGAGCGAATTTTAGCCAATCTCCAATATGCTGCTAGTCGAGGATTAAAAATCTGTTTTGCAGCGGAAGATGCCAGTCGTGCCGATTTCGATTTCCTCGTCGAGTGTATCAATAAATTTCAGCCCTACATCGAGCATTTTATCCTCTGCGATACCGTCGGCATTCTCACCCCTGAAGATACTAAACTGTGGCTACGCAACCTCATCGAGTTCACGGGGGATAAAACACCCCTGTCTGTCCATTTCCATAACGATCGCGGTTTAGCCTTAGAAAACACAATCCAGGCAGTATTAGCAGGCGCTAGGGGTATCTCAGGCACGTTTGGCGGGATTGGCGAGAGGGCGGGTAATGTTGCCCTAGAACAGGTGCTTAATGGCTTAAAACTACGCTATGGCTGGCACATTGAAGGCATTAACTACGATGCCCTAACACAAGTAACTGAATACTTATCTAGTCAAGGCTTTAAAGCTAATGCCCCCTACTCCACCGAGAGTTTACGCTATGAAACAGGAATTCATGTCGATTCCCTTTGTAGCGATCGCTCTAGCTACTATTTATTTACTCAAGGACAACCTGAAGTCTGGTATGGCAAGTTTAGCGGTGCTAGTAACTTCCAATATCTGTTTGAACATTGTCTAAATCAACCTCAACCCCAGTCAAAGTATCAGGAATTTCGCGAGAAAATTAAACATATAGCGATCGCCCAAAAACGCTCTTTTGATCGAGCGGAAACTCTCAAGTTGTTGGGATATTAACCCAATCAGCAGTTAATCAGTATCAGGCTTTTAGCTTTTAGCTTTTAGCTTTTAGCTTATGCGCGATTACTTAAGTAAATAGCTAATAGCCAGGGAGAAGCCTTTTACCATAGTTTAGTCTTCAGGTAAATAATTAGGATTAAGAGTTTCGTCCAAGGTAAAGGGAGATTCTGGAGGGAAAGTATTCAGAGGTAATTCTGTTTCATCCGCTGCCTGTTCCCTTCCATCTTGATAACATTCAGAGAAAACTTCTTCACAATAGCCTTTTAAGCTGGGACTAGCAGAAAAAGCTTTTCTTAGTCTCCGTCGATGTTCTCTGATACTGGATTTCCAACTATTAGTTCTTCTTTCTGGCTGATATTTATACTTGAGTAAGTGTAACAAGACAACTACTAAGTTACTTTCAATTGCTCGTTTCTCACTTCTGCCCATGTCCTCAATTTCTTCAATTAAATTGGCTGTATCTACCTCAGAAAGTTTACCTTCAGAGATCAGTTGAGCAGTATGTGATAGCCAAAGATAATAATCTCGGTTATAGAGATTTGCTGAGTCAGTAGCAGACGATAATTGAGTAGTCATATAGTCATTATTGAGCAAGAGAAACGAGAAATTGGCTCAAACACCTAATATAGCCGTATAAAGTTAGATTAGGACATTAATAGTAATCGGCTCGTAAGTAGGAAATAGGAAATAGGAAATAGTATTTAAAAAATGTCCTAACGTTTTTACGTACGGCTATACTTTAGTCTGTATTTTATATTTATTATCTACAGCAGATCGCCAAGATACTTAGCTACTGTTTGTACGTCTTTATCCCCTCTACCCGAACAGTTCAAGACAATGCGTTGAGTTCCTGTCAATTGAGGACAAAGTTGCTCTAAATAAGCAAAAGCATGAGCAGTTTCTAGGGCGGGAATAATACCTTCCAATTCTGATAATAGACGCAAACCAGCGATCGCTTCAGTATCAGTCACGGCATAATATTCTGCTCTTTGAGTATCTTTAAGATAACTATGCTCTGGGCCTACCCCAGGATAATCTAGCCCTGCACTAATTGAATGAGCCTCGATAATTTGTCCTTGAGTATCCTGCAATAAATAGCTCATTGCTCCATGCAAAACCCCAGGACGACCTTCAGTTAGAGTAGCAGCATGTTTACCCGATGCCACACTTTCTCCCGCAGCTTCTACGCCAATTAAGCGCACGCTAGATTCAGCTAAAAACTCGTAAAACAAGCCCATCGCATTCGAGCCACCACCAACACAGGCGATCATAATATCAGGTAGTCCACCCCATTTTTCAGTACACTGCTGGCGAGTTTCACGACCAATTACCGCATGAAAATCCCGTACCATCATCGGATAAGGATGGGGGCCAGCCACTGAACCCAAGATATAGTGAGTACTTTCAACATTTGTTACCCAATCTCGAATTGCTTCAGAGGTAGCATCTTTTAACGTTCCTGTCCCAGCGGAAACTGGCTCTACCTTGGCTCCTAATAGGCGCATCCGAAAGACATTAAGCTTCTGTCTTTCCATATCTTGTACACCCATATAGATAATACATTCCAGACCAAAACGCGCGCAGACTGTGGCGGTAGCAACTCCATGTTGACCTGCACCTGTTTCGGCGATGATTCGCTTTTTACCCATGCGAATCGCTAATAACGCCTGAGCTAAAGCATTATTAATCTTGTGCGCTCCCGTGTGGTTTAAATCTTCACGCTTGAGGTAAATTTTAGGCTGAAAATCTGGGCGAGTATAGTGCTGGCTTAGACGTTCGGCAAAATAAAGAGGATTTGCTCGACCAACATAGTCTTTTAATAATCCTTGTAGTTCTTGAGTAAAATTGGGGTCGTTTTTATACTGGTTATAAGCAGTTTCCAATTCAGCCAAAGCTGGCATCAAAGTTTCGGGAACGTACTTACCACCATAAGGGCCAAAACGCCCTAATTGATCTGGTACAGAGGCAATGTTATCTCGTTTGAGGGGAGTGGCAGTCATAAAATTACGATTTAAGCTAAAAAGTAGATGTTATCGTAATTGTATCGTTTATGTATGGGTAAAAAGCCTTAGAGTTTAATCATAATTAAGCTCTGACAACTAGTTTTTAATCTGGTAAAGTTAGAACACAAGCAAGTCAAGATAGCTATTTTGAGCAACGGTCGGGTAAGTCCAGTGTTTAAAAGGCGGGAAACCTGAACCACTTATTTAAATGACGTAATGTGAACGTAAAATTTTCGCGATTATTAACTATAATAATTTTCCTCCTCAGTATTGGCGGAATTATTGGCCTAGGCTCTATTTTAATTGTTAGATATCTTCAAACACAGCAGATTCAGCAAACACAGCAAGCTAACAATTTACTAGCTCAGAAAAAATATTCTTTAGCTGTTTCTGCCTACGATCGACTGTTAAAAACTGATTCTAATTCTGCGCAATCATATCTACTGTGGGCTAATCGTGGAGCTGCACTATTAAAATTAAATCAGTATCAAGAAGCACTAAAATCCTGTTCTCAAGCTACTAGTTTAAATCAGCGAGCCGATTTAGCTTGGAACTGTCGTGGGGAGGCTCTATATTACTTGGGTCGATCCAATGATGCCTTGACTGCTTTTAAACAGGCGATCGCCATTAATCCTCAGAATGCAACTTTTTGGCTTAATCAAAATCAGGTATTATTCGATCTCGCTCAACACCAGCAGGCAATAGCAGCAGCTAAAGAAGCGATCGCCTTACTCCAGTCTCAACCAGCAACAGCTACCAAAAATCGTCAATTAGCGATCGCTTGGAGACGACAGGGACAAAGTTGGTTAGAACTGAAGCAAAATCAACAGGCATTAGCTGCTTTTAATCAGTCTTTAACTTACCAGCCTCAATATTTAGCTGCTCAACAAGACAGAGGAATTACTCTCTACAGATTGGGTAATTATGCTCAAGCTATTCAATCTTTTGAGCAAATTTTACAACAAGATAATTTAACTCCACAACAGCAGGCAATCAACTGGTTATATAAAGGAACTAGCCTCTGCCAAATATCCCAAGCTGACGCTGCCACCCAAGCTTTTAAGCAGGTGCTGCAACTCACTAATAATGTTCAGTTACAAAAAATAGCCCAAGCTGGCTGTGGTATTCATTAATAACCATTAGTGACAAGTTAAGATTAACTGATTAAATATCAACTATTGGCAAAGATGACAAAGGAAAAAACAGAAGATGAAATCTTATTGATTAAATTATGCAAAGGATTAATAGAAGTAGGCGATCGCATTAATCGGGGTGAACCTGCTTATCTAGTCGATCATTCTCAGCCATTTCCTCAGCCTTTGTACGAAGCATTTGAAAAATTAAGTATAAAGTGGATATTGCGCGATGGAGGAATGCGTCATCCTTCCATACTAAATATGGTTGAAGCAGCTAGAAAGTCAGTAGAAGCAGTTGAACCAGATTTTTGTGAATGGGTTGATTTTCCTGATGAACCTCTAATAGAAGACATGACAAGACCATCTGACGAATGTGAAGAATATGCTAGTGAATATAGTTTTAGTTTAGATATTGATAACAATCAAAGCTATATTCCCCGATTGATGGAGGAAATCAGAAGGTTTGATTTGCCTCATAGCACTTACACAATATTTCGTCGTTTTATAGCAGAAAATCTTTTTCCTTCAGAATCCGATATAGCTATTTTGCGAGATAATCATCCCGAAATTGAAAGAGTCAAAGAGTTTTTATCTAAACCCTATCGAGACGCACCTCCTCAATCAGATTCCAAACCACTATGTAAAACTTGTGGCGGATATTTAGACTGTGCAGCCAGAGAAATTGGATATTGCAAACCTTTAGATCGCAAAGTTGATAAAGCACCAATTCTCGATACTGTTATTTCTGTAATTAGACCATCTTTCATTGAGCTACGCTTAGATAAAAAGTTCAAAGATATGGGATTAGAAATAGAATTGTGGCCAGAATTAGATACAGCAGATTTAAAAATTACATTTCCAGATGGTAAGTTTTGGGCAATTGATGCTAAAGACTGGGGAAGTGCAACTAAGTTAGCTAGAAAACTGAATCAAGATACCATCCAAAATTTTGGTCAATCTAAATCATTTTTTGTTGTTCCAGATTATCGATTAAATAAACTTAAATATCAAGCAATTTTTCAAAGTAAATATCAAGGGAGTATTCCTCTAATTTCCGAATCAGAATTAATTAAGCGCGTCAAAAGAGAATTACAATGAGAGATTCAAGCAACTGGATAAATGTTCTTAGACAACCTTTAAGTGGTGCCATTCCTTTGAAGTTTTCTAATTTTGCTCGTATCGAATTAATGTTGTATGCCTTGCAAGCTTATTTTCCCAGGCAACAAATACGTGAAGCTCATTTATTGATGCAGGGTTATAGAGAACCAGTAATTAACGATAATCAGTGGGAAATTATTAAACATTTACGTCATTTAGCACCAGAGTTTCGTAGTTCAATTAGTTGGGAAATTGCTCTGCGTAATTATGATGATATGGCTAACAGTGATGTTGCTGGATGGTTGGGATTTGAGCTTGATTATGACAATAACCGTATTACTCTAAGCAATAATATGGTAATGAATCGATATGCAGTATATGAAAATATACTAACAAAAAGCTCCCTTAAGTTTTCTCAACGAGAATATAATCCAGCACCTCAAGGAAATTATCAATTTAATATTAGTTCAGAGCAGATAAGATTAGTTGGAATTTCAGATGCGATCGCAAATATAGGAATACAGCATCAAAATAATATTCCTAGTATTAATCTAAATCATAATCATTTGCCAATCAGAATATCTCTCGAACAATTAGTTGAACGAGGACGAAATTTAAGCTCGGTTTTAGGTTACGATGCGGGAGAAATCATAGAGAGATCGAGCTATTGGGATATTAAGCAAGATCGACAAACCAACGAGATTTTTATTGATGGTGAGAGTCATATTTTAGGCCCTACTGGAAGTGGGAAGTCTACCTTAATCGAATGTTTAATTACTTTATTAATTGAACAAAATAAAAGAATTGCGATCGCTACTAATAGTCTGGGAGAAGTTCAAGATTGGTTAGAATTTGCTCAAAAAATAGGTATTAAAGCTATTCCCATTATTGGTAATTCGGAACGACATAAACATCTAAGTCGGCTTAATCAAGCTGTGATGTTTGGTAATAGACAGCAATCTTTTACTCACCCTGGTTTTAAATGGCTCAGTCAATGTTGCTCTTTGTTTGCTTTAGCAACATCATCAATTCCCCAGTCAAATAGTCAACGACGCAATAAAACACCTTGTTTTAATCAACTAGAAGATATTGACGATCCGAAGCAGAAAAAGTACGATTGTCCTCTGATTGGTGTTTGTCCTCAACACATTACATCAAAGGAATTAGAAGAAGCCCAATTAATTGTCGGGACATTACCAGGATTTATCCATAAGAAAGTATCTCGTCACAATCTAGAAGAAAACATTACTATTCTGGAATATTTAGCTCTAACAACCGATTTATTCGTAGTTGATGAAGTCGATCTAGCTCAACCTAAACTAGACGAGCTTTTTTATCCTATTGTTACTATTGCATCTTTTAAACCAATTCAAGATACTTGGTCGCGTAGTGAATTTTATCAGCACGTAAACAGTGTTTTAGAAGGCGAAATAGTTGTTCTTGAAAGTTTTAAAGATTCTTGTCTTGAGGAATCAGAGGGTTGGAAATTTTTAGCTTGTAAAGCAATTGGGGATTTGATGTATTCTCTGAGAGATATTGAGACTGCCAACAAAGGGAAAAAACCCATACAAGAAATTGAAAAACTGTTCAAAGAATGCTCTGGCGAAGGAAGATTATTTGCTGCTTGGTCTTTGTTTGACACTCTTGCCGAACATCTGTCGGGAAAAATCAAAATACGCTTGGGTAAAAAAATACGTCAACCAACTGCTCAAAAATACGAACGTAGTTACGAAAGGTATCGTCAAATTTTTAAACCCATACAAGATAACCCCACCGATCCCGATCTAACAGGACTGAATCCTAAAGACAGTAAAATTGTTAGCAAATTAGCTTCAATTGCAGGAATTTTAGCAGGACAAGCTTATCAAAATATTCCTCATGATAAATGCGTGGAATTTATCAAAGAAACCAAATGGGATACCGAACTAAGCAGATTAGAATCAGATGATGAACTATTTACCAAGAATTTAGCAACTCTATTACAACTATCTATTTTTGCAACTCAAGCTTTGGGTGCATTAGGTAAGCACTTTTCTACGAGAAGACAATCTAGTAGCGAACTTCAATCTAATTTACCGTTGATTCCTCCAGTAGATTTTGAACGTTTATTACCTGCTTCTCCTGTAGGTGCTGTAACCAGCGCACAATATCAAGATGGACACCTAAAAATACATCGAGGTATTTGTATTGGGCGATCGCTTTTTAGTCAATGGAGAGATATTTTTAGCGTTGATGGGTTAGTGCCTTCTCATTTGCTAGTCACTTCTGCCACTAGTTATTCAGGAGAAAACAAGCAATCATATCCCTTCCACGTTCAACAACAACCCAGCTTACTAATTGAACCACCTCCAGAAAAAGCTAAAACAATAGCTTACGAAAGCGAATTTTTCTTTTGTCCTGTATCTGATGATGCTGGCGATCCTGTCTGGGTATCAGGTTCACAAGGGGATGAACGTTACAACAACATTGGTAAGATGGTTTCTGGTTTGTGTCGTCCTTCTGCACATGGTAAACCTCTAATCGAGCAGTTTCAAGATTATTTGGTCAACAAGATAGATAGCGATCGCAAAAATCTACTTTTAGTTACTAATAGTTACGTAGAAGCAAAAACTTTCTATGACTGTTTAAAGCCACCCTATAAAGATAAAGCCTCTTTTGTAGTTCGAGATGGAGACAGTGTTTTATGGTCGCCTGATATTAATGTTCCCCGTTCCAAAATGACAGAATTTCCTAGTTTAGGAAAAGAACTGTTGATCGCTCCAATTGGCGCTATTTCACGTGCCGTCAACTTAATGCACCCAGACAATCCCCAAGAACCTTATTTTGGCGGTATGGTAATTCTAGTTAGACAGCATCCTCGTCCAGATGACAATCAACTAATCATTAGTGCTGTTAACAAAAATGCAGTAGATAATATTGGTTCTCAATCTGTAGCAACTATTCAAAGACAAGCCAGAAACACAAGAGATATCTTTCTAGCTGTACCGCAAATTTTTTCTCAATTACCAGACGAATTGCAAGGAGTGGCAATGAAACAGCCTCTTGTTTGGACTTTAGCAGTAAATTTAACTCAATTGATCGGACGTAGCACTCGTGGAGGTCGTAAAACCATTGTTTGGTTTACTGATGCAGCATTTATGCCTCAAACTGCACAAGGTAAGCGTGCTGGTGATACAGAGCAAAATTCTCTTTTGTTAGCAGTACGAAAACTTTTAGGGGATGCTATTAAACAAGGTGGCTCATCTAGTCGCTTAATTCAAACTTTATACGGGCCAGTTTATTACCCTCTGACTCGTTTGACTCATTTTATTAGCGGAGTAAAGCTGTAATTGTAGTATTAATAATAGTGATGGCATAAAAATAAAATATCGACTAACCAAAGTAAATTATGGCAAAAAACCAGAGATACAATCATTTTCAACCAATTTATTTTGAATATATTGAGGCCTTAACTAAAGATATTGCTGGTTGGGTAATGCCATTTCCTAACTTAAAACGATTTAAAAGTAGTTACGGAGAAGAACAAGAAAACGCCCCAACAAATTCCTTGTTAGATATACTACGTTTACTTTTACCTCAAATCAGAGTCATTAATAAACTTGTTGTTGACGGTCAGCCTAACCCAGCAGCTTTTTTAGCTTACGAACCGATAGACCCTAAAATTTTATCTTTGATATTCAGCAAATGGGTTGAAGTTTGGTATCCAGAATTAGAACATCAATATTTAAAATCTTTATGTACTCCTAATCAATTTGAGTGGAAGTCTGCAACCCCAGAACAATTAGAATGGTGGTCGCCAGCCTGGTCAGTAGCAAAACATTTAAGTAAATATCAGGATGGAGAATATAGATACAAGCTGGGCAATAATGAATTCAATTTACTGTTTGCTCCAGGAAGAAAAGGGAATACTGTAGAGTTAGTTTCTTGGCCACCTTTTTCTACTCCTAGCGGTTATAAATCTTCTCTTGGAATTATCATATCTAGCCAAAGCGATTTTTCCGATAGAAGAATTAATATTCATTTCAAGATGAAACGTTGGGTAGTCAAAAGAGGAGAAAATGTAGACATTAATTTACAAACCAAAACC
The genomic region above belongs to Pleurocapsa minor HA4230-MV1 and contains:
- a CDS encoding 2-isopropylmalate synthase, with protein sequence MTQIPLTIFDETLRDGEQQVGIFFDAQTKGDLAQLIAQTGVHHVALMPAIHSTEAQLVKNLVDRNLPQIVASTMMGKSHIDQSQACGVKTIILFNAVSDRLLTLRDSSTQDTATINQIRDKMLERILANLQYAASRGLKICFAAEDASRADFDFLVECINKFQPYIEHFILCDTVGILTPEDTKLWLRNLIEFTGDKTPLSVHFHNDRGLALENTIQAVLAGARGISGTFGGIGERAGNVALEQVLNGLKLRYGWHIEGINYDALTQVTEYLSSQGFKANAPYSTESLRYETGIHVDSLCSDRSSYYLFTQGQPEVWYGKFSGASNFQYLFEHCLNQPQPQSKYQEFREKIKHIAIAQKRSFDRAETLKLLGY
- a CDS encoding DUF29 domain-containing protein, giving the protein MTTQLSSATDSANLYNRDYYLWLSHTAQLISEGKLSEVDTANLIEEIEDMGRSEKRAIESNLVVVLLHLLKYKYQPERRTNSWKSSIREHRRRLRKAFSASPSLKGYCEEVFSECYQDGREQAADETELPLNTFPPESPFTLDETLNPNYLPED
- the trpB gene encoding tryptophan synthase subunit beta — encoded protein: MTATPLKRDNIASVPDQLGRFGPYGGKYVPETLMPALAELETAYNQYKNDPNFTQELQGLLKDYVGRANPLYFAERLSQHYTRPDFQPKIYLKREDLNHTGAHKINNALAQALLAIRMGKKRIIAETGAGQHGVATATVCARFGLECIIYMGVQDMERQKLNVFRMRLLGAKVEPVSAGTGTLKDATSEAIRDWVTNVESTHYILGSVAGPHPYPMMVRDFHAVIGRETRQQCTEKWGGLPDIMIACVGGGSNAMGLFYEFLAESSVRLIGVEAAGESVASGKHAATLTEGRPGVLHGAMSYLLQDTQGQIIEAHSISAGLDYPGVGPEHSYLKDTQRAEYYAVTDTEAIAGLRLLSELEGIIPALETAHAFAYLEQLCPQLTGTQRIVLNCSGRGDKDVQTVAKYLGDLL
- a CDS encoding tetratricopeptide repeat protein translates to MNVKFSRLLTIIIFLLSIGGIIGLGSILIVRYLQTQQIQQTQQANNLLAQKKYSLAVSAYDRLLKTDSNSAQSYLLWANRGAALLKLNQYQEALKSCSQATSLNQRADLAWNCRGEALYYLGRSNDALTAFKQAIAINPQNATFWLNQNQVLFDLAQHQQAIAAAKEAIALLQSQPATATKNRQLAIAWRRQGQSWLELKQNQQALAAFNQSLTYQPQYLAAQQDRGITLYRLGNYAQAIQSFEQILQQDNLTPQQQAINWLYKGTSLCQISQADAATQAFKQVLQLTNNVQLQKIAQAGCGIH